GGGGTGCTCAGCAGGGATAGTGTAAGAGCCagcgcctccctcccacccccgcccacacccccacacccttTTGTGCCCACAGCAAACCCCTGAGGAGGAGTTGTGCAACCTGCTCACCAACGTGCTGTTCTCAGTGGCGTGGCGGGGCGTGGAAGGCAGCGATGAGGCCGCCTGGCGGGAGCGTGGCCAGGTCTTCTCGGTGCTCACCCAGCTGGGCGCCTCAGCCACGCTGGTGCGCCCGCCAGACTGCATCAAGCGCAGGTgaggagacagcttggcagggcGAGGGGCCTCTGGGATGCCTGAGGGGAAGGAAGACAGCCAGGCGGACACCTGAGTCCCttgcccacccccagcctcctggaGATGATGCTGGAGTCAGCCCTGACCGACATCAAAGAGGCCCCTGCTGGGGTCCTGGCCAGCCTCACCCAGCAGGCGCTTTGGCTGCTGCGCCTGCTGCAGGACTTCCTGTGCGCCGAGGGTCACGGTAATCAGGAGCTGTGGAGTGAGAAGGTGCGACAGCTCAGGGGCCTGTGAGGGCCACATGAGTCCGCGTGTTCACAGGAGCCTGCAGGCATCCGGCGTGGGAGGTGGGCGAGTGCACACGTGCACTCACGGGTGCGTCAGAATGGTGTCTGTGTGTGCAAACCCTACCTGGCCCCCAGACTTAAACCCTACCTTGCTCCCTCCCGGTGGGCTTCTGGCCTCCTCTGGTGGTGGCTGCCTGGAATGTGTTGGGCTGTAGCTCTTTGAAGGCGTGTGCAGCCTGCTGGATCGCATGGGAGCCTGGCCACACCTGGCCAATGGCACAGCAGATCTGCGAGAGATGGCACAGATTGGCCTGCGCCTGGTGCTTGGCTACATCCTGCTGGAGGACCCGCAGGTGAGCACGGGGTGGGTTGGCGTCTGGCAGCGGCAGGCGTAGGGAACCCGGGGTGTGCCTGGACGCCACCCACACCCGCTTCCGCCCACAGCTGCACGCCCAGGCCTATGTGAAGCTGCACTCGCTCCTGCAGACAGCGGTGCCCATGCGGCGCGAGGAGGCCTGCTACGTGCTCTCCAAGCTGGAGTCGGCGCTGGCGAGGGCGCtcaacacccccaccccagaaacgCCCACCCAGGAAAGGGAGCCCTCAGCTGCAGCTGCAGCTGCCGCAGCCACGGAACGCTGCTCGTGGCTGGTGCCACTGGTGCGCACGCTGCTGGACCGTGCCTACGGGCCGCTGGGGCTCCAGTGGGGGCTGCCTTCCCTGCCACCCACCAACGGCAGCCCCACCTTCTTCGAGGACTTTCAGGCCTTTTGTGCCACACCTGAATGGCGCCACTTCATCGACAAGcaggtatttggaggtgggggccaGGGAAGAGAAACGGGGGGGCTGGGAACCCACATAGAGCGCTGGTGTCCTCTCCCTGCCCAATCCTTCAGGTGCAGCCCACCATGTCGCAGTTCGAAATGGACACCTACGCCAAGAGCCACGACCTCATGTCGGGCTTCTGGAATGCCTGCTACGACACGCTCATGAGTAGTGGACAGCGGCGCCAGAGGGAGCGGGCACACAGTCGTCGGGCTTTCCAGGTGTGcagcccggggcgggggtggggagctgcTCCACTCCTGTGCCCAGAGGATAGCTGGTGGGACAGCGTGAAGAAACCCGACGGGACAGGAAGCCGCCGGCGGGACTGACCCATTCCTCCACCCCCAATCCCCAGGAGCTGGTGCTGGAACCAGCACAGAGACGGGCACGCCTGGAAGGGCTGCGTTACGCGGCGGCACTGAAGCAGCAGGCAGCGCAGCACTCCACGGCTCTGCTCCACTGGGGGGCGCTGTGGCGTCAGCTCTCCAGCCCCTGTGGGGCCTGGGCCCTTAGGTGGGCGGGGCTCGGGTGGAggccgggaggggcggggcggggcggggctccaGGAGGGACCTGGACAGCGAGACTGCGTTTGGGGTGAGGCCTGGGAGGAATCGGGGCTTCTACAGACTTCTGTGCCCACCCATGACCACCAGCGGTGGGTATCTGCAGAGACCCACCGCTTCCCCGCTGGAAGTTGTCCAGTGCCGAGACATACTCGCGCATGCGTCTGAAGCTAGTGCCCAACCATCACTTCAACCCTCATTTGGAAGCTAGCGCCCTGCGGGACAACCTGGGTGAGAGAGGGTGTCCTGAGCTGGATCTGCCCAACCTCAAAAGCCCTGCCCCGTCCAGCTCTTGCTGAGCACCCTTGGGCCTGTTGCAGGTGAGGCCCCCCTGACACCTACCGAGGAGGCCTCGCTACCTCTAGCAGTCACCAAGGAGGCCAAAGTCAGCACGCTGCCAGAGGAGCTTCCGGAAGACCAGCTCGGCGAAGATGAGCTGGCCGCGCTGGAGACTGCGTGAGTGGGGCTTGGAGAGAGCTGACCAGGAGTGGGGGCAGGAGTCTGTGCCAGGGCTAAACACCCTGAGCGGGCTGTCCAAAATcaggtggggggttggggagagctGTCTAGCAGAATCGAGAGTGACTCTTTCATAACTAGACACCCCCGGGCAGGACTGAGACACACAAACCAGACCAGCATGCGGGTCCCCAGAACAGGGGGAGCCAGGGGTGGGAGTTGGTGTCATGGCCAGACATTTAGGGGCTCTGGTTTGGGGTGGGGACTGGGGTTAGTGGGCACTGGACCCCAGACagttcctccctctcctctgggaaGCATGATAGTATGTTCCTCATGACGTGACAGCACTTGGGGAGTCTGGTCCTTGGGCTTATTCggaaggcggcggggggggggggtcctagaGCCTTGAGCCTGAACCAGGTGCTGGCCCCCAGGATGCAGGCAGCAGAACTGGACGAGCAGCATGAGAAGCTGGTGCTATCAGCGGAGTGCCAGCTGGTCACAGTGGTGGCTGTAATCCCAGGGCTGCTGGAGATCACCACGCAGCACGTGTACTTCTACGATGGCAGCACAGAGCGTGTGGAAACTGAGGAGGGTGTGTCCTACTGGAGCTGGTTAGAAGGGCGTCAGGGGATGGCTTGCCTCTGGCGGGGCAAGGGTGAGTGACTCCTGCCCCTGATGTCTGTCTGCACAGGCATCGGCCACGACTTCCGGCGCCCACTCGCCCAGCTGCGTGAAGTCCACCTGCGGCGTTTCAACCTGCGCCGCTCAGCCCTTGAGCTCTTCTTCATCGATCAGGCCAACTACTTCCTCAACTTCCCGTGCAAGGTGGGCGGGACCACAGCCTCGTCTCCTTGGCAGGCCCCTAGGCCCCAACCCTGCCTCATCCCACCCCACACCCAGGTACGGAACCAGGTGTACTCGTGGCTCCTGCGCCTGCGCCCCCCAGCCCAAGGCTACCTAAGCAGCCGCTCCCCCCAGGAGATGCTGCGTGCCTCTGGCCTCACCCAGGTGAGAGGCCTCAAGTGTGGGGGGCGGGCAAGGTCAGAGCCCTGCGGTTGGGAGTGCCGGACAGCCCAGCTGGCTCACCTcttgcctgcccctgcccctgccccccagaaaTGGGTACAGCGTGAGATATCCAACTTTGAATACTTGATGCAACTCAACACCATTGCAGGGCGGACCTACAACGACCTGTCTCAGTACCCTGTGGTGAGGGTCCACTCCTTACCTCCGCCCCTACCCCTCTGGTCTGCCAGCCCTGGTTTGCCCCAGTGTAGGTgctgtgggggcggggcgggggggggtgccgCCTGACAGCTGGCTTCtgttccctgcccctcctcccgacacacccacacccactctccaccctcccccGCTGGCCTCTCTTCTCCCTGAAGGGAATCCTGTTTATATGGACTGTCTGTCCTGCTTCCCTGGGGTCCCTCTAAGTGGTGTGCCCCTACCTGGGGGCTCTGCCCATCTTcctgagggtgagggtgagggtggggcaggCTGGGCAGATAGGCCATCAGGACCCTCATGCAGCTCCTTCCCTGGGTGGGTGGCCAGTTCCCCTGGGTCCTGCAGGACTACGTGTCCCCAACTTTGGACCTCAGCAACCCGGCCGTCTTCCGGGACCTGTCCAAGCCCATCGGTGTGGTGAACCCCAAGCATGCCCAGCTCGTGAGGGAGAAGTGAGCGTGTGGGCAAGACCGGGCTTGGGGGCTGGGATGGGCCAGGGCAGGGCTTCTGCTGACTCTCCCGCTACCCTCGGCTGCAGGTACGAGAGCTTCGAGGACCCTGCAGGCACCATCGACAAGTTCCACTATGGCACCCACTATTCCAATGCGGCGGGCGTGATGCACTACCTCATCCGCGTGGAACCCTTCACCTCCCTGCACGTCCAGCTGCAGAGTGGCCGGTGCGGCCCGGGGGGTGGCTGGCAGGTGGTAGGGGTGAGGGTGGCTTGCTGCAGATGGGGGGAAGAGGCAGGTCCTCCAGGTATCCTGGGCCCTTtggctcccttcctttccccagcGTCACGCTcgccctccctgtccccaccctccccacctcaccttggcctgtgcccctcccccagctttgACTGCTCCGACCGGCAGTTCCACTCAGTGGCGGCAGCCTGGCAGGCCCGCCTGGAGAGCCCCGCCGACGTGAAGGAGCTCATCCCAGAGTTCTTCTACTTCCCCGACTTCCTGGAGAACCAGAACGGTAAGAGCTGGTGCGGGGCCGGGAGGCCTGGGCACGGAGCACGGAGGCTGGGGGTGGCCAGGGAGCAGGTGACCGTGAGACAGCTGACCTCCCTGCCAGGCTTCGACCTGGGCTGCCTCCAGCTGACCAACGAGAAGGTGGGCGATGTGGTGCTGCCGCCATGGGCCAGCTCTCCTGAGGACTTCATCCAGCAGCACCGCCAGGCTCTGGTGAGGAGAGGAACACAGGCGGACAGCCAGGGTTGagggtcaggggtgggggtggggggtcagccGTCCCTGGACTGACCggccccgtccccacccccaggagtCGGAGTATGTGTCTGCCCACCTGCACGAGTGGATTGACCTCATCTTTGGCTACAAGCAGCGGGGACCGGCCGCAGAGGAGGCCCTCAATGTCTTCTATTACTGCACCTATGAGGGTGGGCATGCGCTGGACTCAAGTGGGGGCTGGGGCACAGGAGAGgagggctgagggcagagggcagagagggagccctGACTGCTCTGCCTACCTGCCCAGGGGCTGTGGACCTGGACCACGTGGCGGATGAGCGGGAACGGAAGGCTCTGGAGGGCATTATCAGTAATTTTGGGCAGACTCCCTGTCAGCTGCTAAAGGTAAGGCCAGCTTGGAGATTAATGGTcagatatggggtgcctgggtggctcagtcagttaagcgtccaacttcggctctcatggttcatgagttcgagtcccatgtctggctctgcactggcagtgcggaaccagcctggaattctctctctgcccctctctcacttgaaCACGTGCACACAatgtttctctcattctctctctcaaactaaataaacaaacttaaaaaaaaaaaaaaaaaaaaaagaggggcgcctgggtggctcagtcggttaagcatccgacttcagctcaggtcgtgatctcatggttcgtgagttcaagtctcacgtcaggctctgtgcttacggcttggagcctggagcctgttcaggctgttctgtgtctgtctccctctctctctgcccctcccttgctcatgctctgtctctctcaaaaataaataaacattaaaaaaaaaaaagataatggtcAAGGATGTTCATGCCATGGTACTGACCGGGCCACTTGTCCACAGGAGCCACATCCAGCTCGGCTATCAGCCGAGGAAGCAGCCCAACGCCTTGCACGTCTGGACACTAACTCACCTAGTATATTCCAGCACCTGGACCAGCTCAAGGCCTTCTTTGCGGAGGTGAGGGGAGGCAGGGCTTCATCTTCCTACTCTGTGAAATGGGTTTAACTCCACTGTCCTTACGAACTTCTTGGGGCAGATGGAAAACCTAAATCAAGACCACTAGTGTTAGACACCTTTGGAAAAGAGGTAACAGGAAAGGAAtgtgggagtgggagtggggcacCTTCTTTGCCAAGGCCCGGACAAGGTGTTGACTCGCCTAACCGTCTCTGAAAACCTTAGGGAGACCAGAAGTAAGGGTCTTGGCCTTGGATGTTTCTTTCCTCACCTTCATGCTTACATCAGAATGCCTCCCGGCCCGACGTTGTTAGTTTAGTTTATCCTCTCCTGCTGCCCGCAGGCTTGGGAATATGAAGTAACAGTAACAGGATTGGAGGACCAAGGTTGAGACCAAGCTTGAGATTCTGAAGGACCATCCTTGTCCGTCCCTGCATCTCACTTACTTTCTGAGATGCCCTCCTGAAAGCCCACTGATCTCTCTTGACTGTTTCTCAGAGGGACCTCTGCCTCTATGATGCCTAGTCTGTGGCCACTGGGGgttgagaggagaggaaagaatggCAGCCCAGGCTGTAGGTACGGGAGTGGGGCACCCGGCTGACCACGCAAGCATAGCTAGCCTGGTACTCTTACTCTGTAGGTCATCAGTGATGGCGTGCCCCTGGTACTGGCCCTGGTTCCCCACCGGCAGTCCCACTCCTTCATCATCCAGGGCTCCTCAGACCTGTTGGTAAGTGCACCAGGCAGAGCCCATCTTAGCTGCACCCCTCACTGACTCCGCCCCACACCCACCTCTGCCCCCTCTTACCCACAGGTGACCGTGAGTGCCAGTGGGCTGCTGGGCACCCACAGCTGGTTGCCCTACGACCGTAACATAAACAACTACTTCAGCTTCAGCAAAGACCCCACCATAGGCAACCCCAAGTAGGACACAGGGATGTGGGCAGGGGTGGGCTCTAAATACCCTGTCCCCTGACTCATCTTCCCACCCAGCCAGAGCGTGGGCCGGTGGCGGGGTCTGGCCTAGGTCTCTGAGGGCCTGGGTCTTCTTGGCCTGGCCTCACCTGTCATCCCCCGCACTGGGTCAGGATGCAGCGACTGCTGAGTGGCCCGTGGGTGCCAGGCAGTGGTGTGAGTGGGCAAGCCCTGGCAGTGACTCCCGACGGAAAGCTGCTGTTCAGTGGTGGCCACTGGGATGGCAGTCTGCGAGTGACCTCACTATCCCGGGGCAAGCTGTTGAAGCAACTCAACCGCCACCTTGGTATGGGCAGCCTTGGAGGTGGGGTGGTGCGGGTGGGGGTAGCTGGCCAGGGGGGGTGTGACTACTCTGTTCCATTTGTACCCTCCCCTCCCTATGCAGATGTAGTGACCTGCCTTGCATTGGACACCTGTGGCATCTACCTCATCTCAGGCTCCCGGGACACCACGTGCATGGTGTGGCGGCTCCTGCAGGAGGTATGCTGGATGGGCAGCCCCGTGGGGCCCCCGTAAGTCCAGacctgcccttctctctgctaCCGTGAGCAAGCCTGGGGCTCCACGACCCTCCAGCTCTCTGGCTTTGGACGAGGCCATCACTTTCCTGAGCCTTAGCCTTCTCAGTCAGGGGCCACGGTAGTGAGATGTCCCCAGTTCTGAGCCAGCCCTGGTTCCCTACAGGGTGGTCTCTCGGTGGGACTGGCATCAAAGCCCGTGCAGGTCCTCTACGGGCATGAGGCTGCAGTGAGCTGTGTGGCCATCAGCACTGAACTCGACATGGCTGTGTCTGGATCTGAGGTGTGTGTGGGCCTGTGCCCAGGGGAGGCCAAGTTTGCTAGGCAATGCCCCTGGAGATTAGAGACCCCTGCCCAGCACCCTAAGCTGCCTTCCTGCAGGATGGAACTGTGATCATCCACACTGTACGCCGTGGCCAATTTGTGGCAGCACTACAGCCCCCAGGGGCCACGTTACCCGGACCTGTGTCCCACCTGGTGCTGGGGTCAGAGGGCCAGATTGTGGTACAGAGCTCGGCGTGGGAACGTGTTGGGGCTCAGGTATGGAAAAGGGGTGCTCAAACAAGAAAGGGGCAGTTGGTGTTCTGTCCTTGCTGACACCTCTTGCTTCTTCCAGGTCACCTACTCCTTGCACCTGTACTCAGTGAATGGGAAGTTGCGGGTTTCGCTGCCCCTGGTAGAGCAGCCCACAGCCCTGGCAGTGACAGAGGACTTTGTTCTGCTGGGCACAGCACAGTGTGCCCTGCACATCCTCCACCTGAACAAGTGAGTGCCACTGTTGATGAGTTCACGGGTCCTCAGGGTGGTAGTCACCGTAAGAAGACACTAAGAGGTGCtatcccccagcccacccccacccctctctggtGTGTACCCACAGCCCCTTACCTGTCTGTGGGCACATTCTTCATGGCTGTCTCCTGTCCCACAGTGGGCAGAGAAGGTACCTGGGAGAATGAAGAGACACAAAGCTAACTTGCACTTGAGAGcatatccctccctccctgcagacTGCTCCCAGCTGCGCCTCCTCTACCCATGAAGGTGCCCATCCGAAGTGTGGCTGTGACCAAGGAGCGCAGCCATGTGCTCGTGGGCCTGGAGGACGGCAAGCTTATCGTGGTGGGCGCGGGGCAGCCCTCTGAGGTGAGGATAAGGGCAGGGCGGGCCTCGATCGGGGCGGGGGGCCGACAGTCCTGGCCCACTTCTCCCCGATCCTACGATCCTACTTCCCCCAGGCGCGCAGCAGCCAGTTCGCGCGGAAGCTGTGGCGGTCCTCCAGGCGCATCTCCCAGGTGTCCTCAGGGGAGACAGAGTACAACCCTGGAGACGCGCGCTGACAGCCGTCACGCAGGCTCCTCCCCCGGCGGGCCCCGCCCCTGGAGGCCCCGCCCAGGAGTCGGCGGGAacccggaggaggaggagaccaAGAGGCCGCGGCCGGGGGTCGGCCCGGCTCCGGGGGTGGGCGggaccccacccccgcccagctCAGGGATTGGTGGGCGATTCACTCCAGGAAGTCCCGCCCCTCGCCGGCAGAGGGGCCGTCCGGAGTCTGGCACTGGCCTCAGCGGCAACACAGCACTTTTTTGCACAGTGTGGGGCGGGAGCCCAGGCTCTCCAGCCCCGCGTCCCGGCAGAGCACGGGGACCGGACTGTGGCCTTAATCTCTAAAGGCGGCCCCTCGCTCTCCCGGTCTCGGCAATAAACCTGGCCTGGTTTTGTAGCTGCTTCGCCTCCGAGTATGCATGCGCGCGGCGTCTCCGCCTGCCTAGGCCACCGTCCGGGCCTCGTGTCCCCCTGGCCCGTAAGCCCACCAGGGCGACTCGTTCCCTCCGCGTGGCCTCCGTTTCTCCAGCCGCGCCGTTCCGGTCCCTGTGGGCCTCAGCCACCGTCTCTCCCCCGCGGATGGCTCCCAGCTCTCAGCGCGCTCCCGCAACACCTCCGCACGTGTGCGCGTCcctgcgcggggcggggcggggctaaGGACGGCCACGCCTCCGCGCGCCCCCGCTCTCGGGCCTAGGCGGTTCCTCGGCTGGACCGCCCGCCTCGCGCCGGAGCTGGCCTCCCCAGGGTCTCCACGCAGCCGTCCTGGCTAGCCCATGGTAGCCTGGCAGCGCGGAGCTCCGAGCCCCGCCAGCCCGAGTGGATCCCGGGAGCCTCCGAGGGACGGCCGCTCCAGgtcaggagaggggtggggacagagccccGGTCTCCCTGGACCAGGAGAACCGAGGGCTACTTTTCTGTTCCTCCACCTCGAGGCCCGTGATCCTGCGGATGTCGCCCGTCGTGCCGGCGTCCGTGTGGGCATGTGCGGGCGTATTTT
The Panthera uncia isolate 11264 chromosome A2, Puncia_PCG_1.0, whole genome shotgun sequence genome window above contains:
- the NBEAL2 gene encoding neurobeachin-like protein 2 isoform X7, which translates into the protein MPSSSARASLTLTRPGGASIVESLQDADGLPPVLLLRLVHLFGAVLAGGKENGQMAVSAGSVQGLLGVVRGWDHGPAQDPRLVPLALEALVGAVHVLHASRTPPRGPELRTLLEGYFRILNADWPAGPSPGPEEALVTLRVSMLDAIPMMLACEDRPVLQTTFLSNNCFEHLTRLIQNSKLYLQARAPPEGDSDLATRLLTEPDVQKVLDQDTDAIAVHVVRVLTCIMSGSPSAKEVFKERIGYPHLHEVLQSQGPPTHRLLQELLNMAVEGDHSVCPPPPILNEQPVLMLMQWLPALPTAELRLFLAQRLWWLCDSCSASRSTCVQAGLVGYLLETLSTGVALGVRCQEQLLALLQALGRVSLRPLELRCLLRPPPGLDSGPGRAEAGNARHAGAIIRALSGMARHRGPARALHYFDLTPSMAGIMVPPVQRWPGPGFTFHAWLCLHPTAAAPAPAPAPSRPLQRKQLYSFFTSSGSGFEAFFTAAGTLVVAVCTRKEYLTMSLPEVSFADSAWHCVAIVHMPGRRPFSQNLVHVYKDGHLVKTAPLRCPSLSEPFSSCCIGSAGHRTTTTTTGLPPPPVPAALAHTHPSLSRSQSVPATAGLGWGSGLVAPLQEGSISSTLAGTQDTRWGSPTSLEGELGAVVIFHEALQAAALRALSTLGPNEMAPFKPEGELHELSTKLLLHYSPQACKNNICLDLSPGHRLDGRLTGHRVETWDVKDVVTCVGGMAALLPLLERVASQPQEAEAGPAETHDLVGPELTSGHNTQGLLLPLGKSSEERMERNAVAAFLLMLRNFLQGHTVNQESLVQCQGPAIIGALLRKVPSWAMDMNVLMSAQLLMEQVAAEGSGPLLYLLYQHLLFNFHLWSPSDFAVRLGHIQYMSSIVREHRQKLRKKYGVQFILDALRTHYSPQREHPLAADDVRTVQTSLLGLVREFLVRSSATDHLQVTLSFLAATGDDGQVAGALDLLLALLQGSPAQEALAIFLLEQGNLEVLLALLVQPRSLPLLPDRVCKILRRLQQNERLPERSRQRLRLREYGLQGLIACLPEGAASPQLCQGLYKLFLGADCLNLSDLLAVVQLSLQADLGVRLDVCRQLFHLIHGQPDVVQLLARQAGWQDVLTRLYVLEAATAGGPLPFPPETPTSPEPALCKPPTESPESSDVFLPSETPSPDPDSFYHALSPFCTPFDLGLERASVGSCNNAGSGSGSGTLTPASQPGTPSPLDGPRPFPVAHGRHSSSLSNVLEDGSLPEPATSGDDTSNTSNPQQTPEEELCNLLTNVLFSVAWRGVEGSDEAAWRERGQVFSVLTQLGASATLVRPPDCIKRSLLEMMLESALTDIKEAPAGVLASLTQQALWLLRLLQDFLCAEGHGNQELWSEKLFEGVCSLLDRMGAWPHLANGTADLREMAQIGLRLVLGYILLEDPQLHAQAYVKLHSLLQTAVPMRREEACYVLSKLESALARALNTPTPETPTQEREPSAAAAAAAATERCSWLVPLVRTLLDRAYGPLGLQWGLPSLPPTNGSPTFFEDFQAFCATPEWRHFIDKQVQPTMSQFEMDTYAKSHDLMSGFWNACYDTLMSSGQRRQRERAHSRRAFQELVLEPAQRRARLEGLRYAAALKQQAAQHSTALLHWGALWRQLSSPCGAWALRDPPLPRWKLSSAETYSRMRLKLVPNHHFNPHLEASALRDNLGEAPLTPTEEASLPLAVTKEAKVSTLPEELPEDQLGEDELAALETAMQAAELDEQHEKLVLSAECQLVTVVAVIPGLLEITTQHVYFYDGSTERVETEEGIGHDFRRPLAQLREVHLRRFNLRRSALELFFIDQANYFLNFPCKVGGTTASSPWQAPRPQPCLIPPHTQVRNQVYSWLLRLRPPAQGYLSSRSPQEMLRASGLTQKWVQREISNFEYLMQLNTIAGRTYNDLSQYPVFPWVLQDYVSPTLDLSNPAVFRDLSKPIGVVNPKHAQLVREKYESFEDPAGTIDKFHYGTHYSNAAGVMHYLIRVEPFTSLHVQLQSGRFDCSDRQFHSVAAAWQARLESPADVKELIPEFFYFPDFLENQNGFDLGCLQLTNEKVGDVVLPPWASSPEDFIQQHRQALESEYVSAHLHEWIDLIFGYKQRGPAAEEALNVFYYCTYEGAVDLDHVADERERKALEGIISNFGQTPCQLLKEPHPARLSAEEAAQRLARLDTNSPSIFQHLDQLKAFFAEVISDGVPLVLALVPHRQSHSFIIQGSSDLLVTVSASGLLGTHSWLPYDRNINNYFSFSKDPTIGNPKMQRLLSGPWVPGSGVSGQALAVTPDGKLLFSGGHWDGSLRVTSLSRGKLLKQLNRHLDVVTCLALDTCGIYLISGSRDTTCMVWRLLQEGGLSVGLASKPVQVLYGHEAAVSCVAISTELDMAVSGSEDGTVIIHTVRRGQFVAALQPPGATLPGPVSHLVLGSEGQIVVQSSAWERVGAQVTYSLHLYSVNGKLRVSLPLVEQPTALAVTEDFVLLGTAQCALHILHLNKLLPAAPPLPMKVPIRSVAVTKERSHVLVGLEDGKLIVVGAGQPSEARSSQFARKLWRSSRRISQVSSGETEYNPGDAR